Proteins encoded by one window of Flavobacterium sp. N502540:
- a CDS encoding endonuclease III domain-containing protein — protein MNKEARVTFVINTLKELYPTIPIPLDHKDPYTLLIAVLLSAQCTDVRVNQITPILFAKADNPYDMIKMSVEEIKEIIRPCGLSPMKSKGIHGLSHILIDKHNGEVPQDFEALEALPAVGHKTASVVMSQAFGVPAFPVDTHIHRLMYRWNLSNGKNVVQTEKDAKRLFPKELWNDLHLQIIWYGREYSPARGWDLEKDIITRTVGKKSILEEAAKKKV, from the coding sequence ATGAATAAAGAAGCTCGAGTAACATTTGTTATAAATACGTTAAAAGAACTCTACCCTACGATACCTATACCATTAGACCATAAAGATCCCTACACGTTATTAATTGCAGTTTTGCTTTCGGCACAATGCACTGACGTTCGTGTAAACCAAATTACTCCTATACTTTTCGCAAAAGCAGATAATCCTTATGACATGATTAAAATGTCGGTTGAGGAAATTAAAGAAATCATTCGCCCTTGCGGTTTATCTCCAATGAAATCTAAAGGAATTCATGGATTATCACATATTCTGATCGACAAACACAATGGTGAAGTCCCACAAGATTTTGAAGCTTTGGAAGCTTTACCAGCAGTTGGACATAAAACAGCAAGTGTAGTAATGTCACAGGCTTTTGGTGTTCCTGCCTTTCCGGTTGACACACACATTCACCGATTAATGTACCGATGGAATCTTTCGAACGGAAAAAATGTAGTACAGACGGAAAAAGATGCTAAAAGATTATTTCCTAAAGAATTATGGAATGACCTGCACCTACAGATTATCTGGTACGGGCGTGAATATTCACCGGCAAGAGGATGGGATTTAGAAAAAGATATTATTACCAGAACTGTTGGTAAAAAATCGATACTAGAGGAAGCTGCTAAAAAGAAAGTTTAG
- the bcp gene encoding thioredoxin-dependent thiol peroxidase: MVTLQKGDKAPNFSGVDQDGKAHKLADYAGKKLVVFFYPKASTPGCTAEACDLRDNFERFKANNYELLGVSADSQKAQLKFKDKYEFPFPLLADEDKSVINAFGVWGPKKFMGKEYDGIHRTTFVIDENGIIDEVIEKVKTKEHAAQILK, encoded by the coding sequence ATGGTAACATTACAAAAAGGCGATAAAGCACCAAATTTCTCAGGAGTAGATCAGGATGGGAAGGCGCATAAACTGGCAGATTATGCCGGAAAGAAATTGGTCGTTTTCTTTTATCCAAAGGCAAGTACTCCGGGATGTACAGCTGAGGCTTGTGATTTAAGAGATAATTTTGAGCGTTTTAAAGCGAATAATTACGAACTTCTGGGGGTTAGTGCTGACAGCCAGAAAGCACAGTTAAAATTTAAAGATAAGTACGAGTTTCCTTTTCCGTTATTGGCAGACGAAGATAAATCTGTAATCAATGCGTTTGGGGTTTGGGGGCCTAAGAAGTTTATGGGAAAAGAGTATGATGGAATCCATAGAACCACTTTCGTGATAGACGAAAACGGAATTATTGACGAGGTAATCGAAAAAGTAAAAACGAAAGAACACGCTGCACAGATTTTGAAGTAA